ttaacaattattaaaataaaatagttattgaataaatatattaatttgcTGTGTTATTGTAACTAAACGTTAATTATTACATTGACCGTTGATTACGTTTAAGAGGATTTCTTTTGTATTGTTCTTCAATAAGAATAGCCTTTTCCATTCTTGTCATAGCCATGCGTTCAATTTGTTGAAACAAATCATTGTGAATTGCAACGTATTTACGAAAATCACGACGATCGAGTCTGTAAACTTCGCAAACTTCAACAGCAATTACACTTGCTATTCTACGTTGATCTTTTACTAGTAACGATACTTCACCAAAATAAGACACTTCTGTTAAATGACAAAtctgtaaaattatttagaaattttgacaattaattttttatttacaaaaaaaaataataattataatggtcAATGACATATTACCTCTTTTCCGGTGGGAGTAAATAATGCAACTGTTccagaacttaaaaaaaacatgCAATCACCATAATTACCagctttgaaaattaaatcattagGTAAGTAAATCTCAAATTTTAATCTTGATACAATTGATGTAATAACATCTTTAGGCAGATTAcgaaaaagaattaaattttctatcaatcGACGGcatgaataaattgttatttcttcacgtaaaatttctataagaaaaaattatttatctaattcATTTCCagatcaaattttaataataataataataaataaataattataaaaacaacaataaatagaaataaatggTCCTAGGAAATTCTTTTAATAGTAGCtataatacttttaaaaaagaagtaataaaaatgttgTGACATTTAAgagatgaatttttatattaaatgaataaataattaccagataaattagataaaatttttttttctctaaagtaactatttttaaatcgatAAGAATAATATGACTCGATACGTTTCCTCATATAATGCGGCATCTGTTTTTGTCTTGTGTACGCTAGTATTTGGCTCATTGTTTCTTGATAACCAGATTGAGacgtatttttatcattatatatttgaaaaaaaagcactaaaattttccaatagtataatttagttgaaaaaattgtaaataatatcaaatatataaatacaatacCGATAATGTAAACCCAAAAAAATCTTcctaaaatcattaataaagtACAAATTATGGTATGTACAGTAAACTCAGGTTCAATTGCACGGATTCCGGTggtcataaaattttgaaggattataaaaaatgaactcTTAAAGCGTACGGAAATGTCAtcatcaataatattaattagcCAGCAATCACAATcctgtattaaaaaaataaagttgtaCAAGCAAATTAtgcaattatttatatattttactctTACCTCAACAAAAACTTGATCAAAATGAACCACGAGTACAGGTACCAAATAGCATAAACACGTGAACCAGTAAACCAAATAAActgatattaataaaattttactaattcgACATATAAAATCAGATATCTGAAAATACTAaacattcatttaaaaaaatactaatatttttataacatagaaattattagacacttgataattttttgtaaaaataaactagatctaaaaaattgtatttaagtTAAAAGACCCAGtgattgacactggcctagttaaTTGACACttccaattttattttaattaaaaaaataaaatattttcaaaaaaccaattatcttaaaatttataattcaaaaattatatttattaaatttattacagtcgatttgttttatttaattaaaataaaattccaagtgtcaataactaggtcttttaccttatcatTTTATAGAGCttctaaaaatgaaatttttgaaataaatttttcttgccataatttatttgtttaaaaatttataaaatttgtcatGTGTCtcttaatttcagtatcatttttttttactcttcaTCTTACTTCAAACAATTGAGAAACATTATTATGAAAAGTCATGTATCGTATAAGTTTCAACATTGGCAAAACATTTATAAGAGCTACAAAAAATGATGACTTTGGTCCCGGAAGTTCTCTCCAGTAATAAGTAATATGATCGTAAGGCAAAGATGTTAATAagtcaattgaaaaaaatccgCTGATATACTTCCTaagtagaaaattattttatttttttatgcgaAAATTATTAGAAGATTAATTCTTATAGTTATTGTCAATTTACTGAATTATTTCTCTTTGAtcaagtattattatttttttatctcttccGTGAACGCCAGTGATGAAATTCATGGAAATGTCGAcccaaaaaaacaaataaaaaattggacTAACTCTATCTAGtctaataactttaaaatcgAATACTATGAAGCTTGTCATGAAtggaattataataaatgatagTGCATAAATAACTGTCATGAATGACTCCCAATAAAACCTgtggtatatttttttaaattggttATATCATTAatgtattattgaaaataattaaaattcaagtgACAAATATATTagataatgtaaaaataccGGGTGGCGCTGAAAGGATGAATCACCCAAGGATGAGAATATTGACATTGTCTTCTTCTTTCATTACTGACTGACGCAATactgtttaaatatttttcacaacAAGGATGTTTATAACTTGCTAAGCACGAAAGTTTTAATCTAGAAAAACTGTCTCCATTTTCAGCCCATTCTGGTAAATAAAGTGGAAGTTTTATATTAGATTGCggtaattcaaaatttgaatccCACGTGTTGAAGAAACTCGTCGCCATTTTTCAACCATTTACTATTGATTGTTTgtgtttttttgttaaaattaatatttactttgattaagaattattttattaaaatttaattgaattttccaaaacttaaaatcaatttcaataaattatactgaatttaatagacatttaatcatttttaagatttttataacaattaaattataaacaaaaaaatttagcaaaaaaatttcacatgtagaaattaaaaaaaaaatattttttttatactaattgatttgttaaaaaatttcaatagttgtTAGATGTCtaataatttcagtatcattttaataattaattttttttcattaaaatttaacaactttttgtattttaaaggGTTGCTAAATAATGAACTTTATTTGCTCAGTAAGagatatttattcaatatgaaacgaagaaaaatatttctagATATGTAGAGCAAATATaagattgttttttataaacaatcttCTTAATAGTAGAGGATaccaattatttatgattattttttatatttattatatatatatatatatatatatatatatatatatatatatatatatatatatatatatattaattaattaataatattattgtccataatatataattgtgTAATGGTACCATTCACTATttcatttaacattttttatcgtGACATTACACACacgtttatatatttttatatattttttttattttattatattaatattataatataataatcatatGTTTACAtattaatacttttattacaaataaaattaagaaattgcaATCggttatttcatttaaatttatgatattttgaaattgtacattacaattaataagtgaatggttttatttaatatgaagtaaatcatttttctattaaatattaatataaagtaCTTGACTAAAATCAGAGGAGtactttgaaaattatttaattatatttcaagCATACATTAAAAGACTAAGTAGGTTTGAttgcgaaaaaattattaaaaaaaataagagatacttaaaaaaatgtacataaaaattctaactttaatttattattaacataaaaaatggaataataattaattattaatgatacaATCTATTTCTTATTATACACTAATTGTTATAGATATATGTACTTTATTCATttcaatatatgtatatatgtttTAGATACGTCTTTTTTATTACGGCTAAagacaatattttattttttaaatgaattataaataaattttcattttaccaattttttttttactaatctaCATCATTATTTAAGGCACTGcgttgtttttttctttaaatctGATTGATATAGAATAATATGTTTAACAgtaaacgttttttttttcttttacattTGTATGTTGATTAATATGAGTTAATTAAACGTTCAACAATTTGATAAATCCTTCCAGTTATTGCCTAGTGCAAAGTgacgatatttattttaaaaatcgacgttctaattagcaaattgtctaactccattttagagaatcttctatttgtacgaaaaaaaaacaattagttcaaaatttattatcactttaaaaaaccatttaatatcattaatatctaatattgATATCATATTTAGGTTTGAatcattgaaataatttataatctgattattgctacatcaaaatgttaaaaaatcaccctctaaaaaataaggagttagacaaattgctaattagaccgtcgaaaTGTATATCTTGTCTGATTACAAATGATTTtcattgattaaatatttttatttaattagtcgATGATGATCGATATGTTTTagaagatttaataaatttatatctatatatatatgaacatACAAACATTCAGTGGTTTTACTGATATTTTTGTtcgtaaacttttttttttgatttttttctatatttttctatagttattaattttattaaatataccTATACAATGTATCATATTTTTGGtgatcaaattaaaaaaaatcgagaaatTTTATggtataaaaacatttttataaataatcttattATCAATACGTAATTAAACTGACGTAATAGAACTAAAACTTATAAAACATGAAATAAcacgtaaatatttatttttaatttccaataaattGGAAGCTcggtgaaaattaattaatataaaagtttaataaacattaattaaaaaatcaatacaaaaaattatttaatttaattgtttaaagtaCGTGTAAATGGCataaaagatatattttataaactattaatcatttaattttataaaataatcgttagcatttttctttatcatctttgatatttttcatggcaaaatataaaatcgttgaaaaaaatattcaagaaattacagaatttaaatttaaactattcaGACATTAAATCTacttacaaaattataattataaaaatattaatgataataatattaaaataatattaagaatgTTTCATAATTGTACAGAAGTGGATGACTTAAGAGTACTGACACGCAGTTCCTTAACGACTAGTTAATTAGCTTCAGATCGTGTTTACATGGATACTGTGGTCAtctttagattattttaattattattataattcgtACTCCATAAGTATCTATGCATAAACGTTCTAAGGCTTTGGCAGTGAACGAGACTCGATTGGATTCGATTTAGCCTTCGAGAcatttacatttaataattaaatataaattaatggtTTGTCTCGATTTAAACAGGCATAATGgagtaattttaattctgttgTCATTATaactattatcattattaatattaactatttttcttttatttaagaaatgactcgTGCACTTGCTTAGAAAATACTCCTAAatgatcttttttttcttcgagcTGAATCTTTGAGATAAAGATTTGCCGGAGGCAGTTGTCCTGCTTCAGTACATGATCTACAACAGAATTTAGCGTAATACTTATGTTGACAATATTTAGCAATTACTATCAAGTCACATCGAGCGAAGAATGTATTATCCTGACACTCGGGATCAATATGTGTgcctgtaaaaaaattataaggcatttattcataaataaataaataaataaataaaaaacaattgttgattaaaaaaaaaatgttataccTTCAACAGCAATGTCTATTTCAGCTGAATCATTTGAATAACCATTATAAGCTTCACAACGATATTTTCCAGTATCATTGTAACCAGCGTTCGTAATCATAAGCCTGTTTGTTtctatatttatgaaaataaattaaaaaatttttaaatattagatattgtttatatatcgcgttacagatgccataaaggcgtataaaaattacatccgggaaccataagggcgtataataaaaatcctattttttttttctaagtccaaaaaaaatttttagtttggagaaaatttttttttgcatttctgcacatttCACGAAAAAATCCGTcagttcttaaaaaaaaatttttttcatacgcccttatggcatccgaggttagtcccgggagccataagggcaaataaaaatttttttcttgcatttctgcacatttCGGAAGAAAATACGTCGgttcccgaaaaaaaaaaaaaatttatacgcccttatggctttTCACCGGGACCTTTTGCCGGTATACGCTCTTACacaggaaaaaaaatgttcttgaatcaagtatataattttttaaagaacttaatcttcttgatttgagtagaaaaattcttgaactaataaatttttcttgatttaaggaaattttacttgattcaaaaatttttcgtcttgattcaagacaattacccgcttcaaaattattttcttggttcaagaatttttctcttgaatcaagttaatttttctttcagtgtATGGTATCTGGAACACGATATtttaatggataaaaaatgtattattaatattttggcTTACCAGAAATAGAAATTCGTCCATCTGTTCTAAGTATTTCATTATCCTTGTACCAGAGTACTTGAGGAATCGGATAACCGTCAACAGTACAAGCAATACTGAAATCACTTCCTACTGGGAATTTATTCCCTGATGATGTTACATTGACAACAACTGGTActgtgttaaaaaataatttatttaatatgttactaaatttataatcaaatatcatttacaaacaattaaaataactggaaaaaaaaaatttttttttacttaaaaatacaataaattataattaagtaataacATGCAGAAGTATAAAAAACGTagcaaaatttaattcaagcaAGTagttaaaatagtttattaaaaatttaatgtttgccagatttagtaaaatttttttagtaataaagcaataaaaaaacaaaaagtacCAAGGAAACCTCACCTTTCAATTGAGATGGCTCTGGTGGAGGTTCAGTGATAGGAATTACAGCAGGAATGTATGGCCTAGGAGTAGGACGAGTAGTACGAATAGGAACGTAAGTTTGGTTATAATGAGGAGCTTGAGTTCGTGATGGTCTGTATGGGTACTGGGGTCTGTTATCAGTGTTGTTAGGCCGCTTAGGAGGCTCAACAAGGTATTTAGTATACTCCTGATATTCTGGCTTAACATTATAGACCGGTCCTATCGCTTGGAGTGTCACAGACCATGAGGAAGGCCGTTGGATACCGTTGTAAGCTTGACAAGTATAGACACCGAGATTTGTTAGAGTTACAGAGCGAATTAATAACGTGTACTCAGAATCTTGCTCATAGTGATCAGAAGATAGTGGAAGCATACGATCTCCGTGCCACCAGGTTACAAAAGGACGTGGCCAGCCCATTGCATAGCAATAAAGAGTCGTCGGTGAGTTCATTGTTACTGTTACATAAGTATTTGGTTCACCGACAATAGCCGCTTGACGCTCATGAGGTTCTAAAGTAAGAGTAGAAAAACCACATGCCAAAAACACATTTAGTTAATCCAAACACCATGTTATTAATTGtcattcaatattaatattattattcatttattactaACAAGCATTGGAATAATCTTACCTGTGACTTCTAATTGATATTCAGTCTTAACGGGTGGCGCGAGTCCATTGTCAGCGAAACAAATGTATGTTCCTCTGTCGTAACTATACAAGTTTATAATTTCTAATGTTCCATCTAGCAATATTCGTCGTCTCTTCTCTGCGggattaatctaaaaataattttaatgatgaataaaattaaagttaaattggCTTGCTATTAGGCTTTCACCTTACAGATACACGGGAAAAAggaagtttattaaataaaattattaaatcaaaaaaaattattttttctgtgttgtgcttgatttttagttcatctcgtgatgtatttttatcgattatggtactaaataaaaaaaaaatgcatggaattttaatttgaattgtaAAAGGTCgttcgaaaaaatttaaactaatgcactaataaattgaaaaaaattatgagcaacctttcaaaatttaaattttgaactgaaattttcagaaacttattgttttttagtctataaaattataccgtaacgagaaaaaaaattaaaaaaaaaagttcgatttttgacgatttttgaaattttaaaaaatttggagtgacctcttaaaaattttttttgagctgtcttttggagagggctcttaaaacatcaaaacctaacattttttcactcgagactcaaaaaaaaaaaaatagtcggtttttttgggcCACCCTAATGTACCCACTATAGATCCTTAGTGATTTCAAGACCGCGAGGGATAAATACATTTTGAGctagaagagctcaaaatatgaaaaacggtgctttgaACTTGAAAAGCTTAAGTATTAACCGAAAAATACAATCTGAGGCGCTTTAAATTCAAACAGCGGgaagttttaaattatcttgaaaatgtgattttttctttcaattttctgTGCTGatgaaagaattatttttcaaaattaaaattttcgagatagtttaatttttttgtgcaaaaatttgaaattttcattaaaaaaaaagtttttttaaattgtgaattttatcaaaattatgaatttccaaattctaattttcatcgaaattcggagttttattcaatttttctatattaaagaacaatttttttttcaatttgaaattttggagtatacaaataatcaaaaatcaaaaatagtaGCAAGGCCcagatttgaatttaaaaaatttgagaacagctatgtaaaaattttatgaacaaTACTATTTGAGAACTATCTATTTaagtaattagtaattaataaaattacgtttgtaattacttaaataattggaaattaatctaaaaaaatttctaattatttagataattagtaattgataaaattcgattactaaatattcaaataattagtaatagaaataattaaattactaattatccgaataattagaaattgaaataattaaattactaattatccaaataattagaaattaatattattaaggtACTAATTGTTtgaataattagtaatttaaaatatttaaattactaacTATCGAAATACCTAATACTGTCATACATAAAAATGctaaatttttctacaatGGATAATTagaaatctaaaattttttttctgctgatcactgaaataattatatagtttcatttttagcgttgcatttaaaatttaccattttactttgtaaatattgacgttgcttgtattagaaatttagtaactttattttatactttttacatatcatgtgatcattttttagaaacgacatgataaatatcaaagtcaaaattcttaactattatactttaacatttttgacATTCACacagcgaatattactgtttgaaatagtattttcttccatttaaagaataaattgtagcgtttaaataataaatattataaagtgaacagtaaaatcacgattttaatgtttgaaatggtaatttttagcagttgatcattacttattataaatcaactattattaattacagtttaattttttccgtgcaaaaatacaaaaagttGCTGTTTGTCGTActgagatttatttattttaatataattaaattaaaaggtCTACGATAGTAATTTACGATAGCGAGCTGTTTTTTAATAGTTGCAATCGATTGCGAAAAGAATCAAGTAGATTGGTTGTGTTttttcgagagatatcgtctATATCGATTAGTACATTCATTCACTACAAACAGACGTCTAGGAAATtagagataaaattaaatcttttttacaaaaattaaaacttaattgATACAAACAGCAAAAAATTcgtggaatttttaaataaataaatagacaaATAAAATGTTGATGGAgtaggaatttaaaaaatagggatgcacaaaaaaaaattgacttaccACCGTAGCATCTTTTCTCCACGTGATAATGGGCGTAGGATTTCCTGTAGCAATACACTTCATACTGACGTATCCACCCTCTTCACCGCTTACATGCGGTTCTGTCGGTTGTTGAATAGCAGCTGGCTCAGCTCCATAAggtggtgctgtcagattATAAGTCGGCGGTGGTGTTACGAGAGGTTCTTCAGACGCAGGCTCTAAACACGATGTACCGCATCCATTGTCGCAACATTTATGTTCACCAGGGCATTCCGCATCTGTTTCACACTCTTTTTCACACCTTGTACTGTACGATACTGTTGGACAGCGACCTGGCTTGGTAACTGAATAAACCATCACATtatgatattaattattattattattattattattattattattattattatagcaattaattatgtgcaaaatcaataaataattaaattttaattacttgttCGACAAACTGCTCTGTATTCTGTCCCTTGATCAGCCGAAGCTGCCAAAGTTATCGAACATCTAGATCCCTCTGGACAATTAACACTTCTACAAGGATCAGCACATCGACAGCGCTCACAATCTTGATCGTCAACGTAAGCTTCTTTGCCGTAAGGACATTGAACTGTATTGCATTCGTCCTTCGCTTCGACGCATGGGTCTTTGGACACATTTCTATTATCTACGTCTTCTATTTCGTTGCTCGCTGTAAAGCGATAAACATTtagtattattgttattattattctctatattattaagagaataagaaaaattttgtgtccaggatagtcatatgataaagtcgatttttttagtgaaatttagtgtcattacaaaggttttgatttgaatttgcgccttttcaaggtttcatatcattctcaccgatagtcaatttatcattataagtatttaagctgcattcgaaaatgctctatctctagatatataattaagaaatgaccttgtatcttgtgaaataatgacatttttaaagatataagctcactccgacattacactcatcgagacctttcatttgagtacccacatcaatttttcatatatttatatatatatatatatgaaaaatatatcaaaatgtacatgggtactcaaatgaaagctcttgatgagtgtaacatcgggatgagtttatatctttaaaaacgtcaatagttaaaaaagtgcaaatagcaaaattttatttatttatagttcacaagtcacgacagtcacatagtgaatacaaggttgctagtttattaataaagatattaacgaggttaattgttaaattgttaGTACTGGAAAAGCTAATTAGGTAGAGCAATAAATGTTGAACCAGTTGTTAGCTCACCTCTGTAGCACGTGTGCATACAAGACTCAAAAGTCTTGAATCTGTTACGATTTCCACCACAACCAGTATAAACAAATGCCATGCAAGTGCGACGTTCTTCGTCGAAATAAAATCTTTTGTAATTACCAGTTGGACATGTTCCAACATCCACCGGCTCCCGGCAAATAGCTAAACCATTACCATCATTACACAACCATTAAATGttagttttataaatcttTGTCTACTTActtaattagtatttaaaaatacatgcatttaaaataaaaaaaagaacacgttagtttttattttataaaataaaataatgagtcagtttttttttaccaaagtGAGAGAGTCCAGTATTGTTGCCAGCGGGCGTTGGTTCTTCGCGGTGTAAACAAACAGATTCGCACTCGAGAACTGTGCTAAATCTGTTTGCGTTTCCGTCGCAACCACTGTAATAGAATTGACGACAAGCGCGAGCATTTGGAtcgtaaaagtattttataaaattgcctCTACACGGTCCAGCATCTGATGGAAGGTTACAGgagtctgaaaaaaaaaaaaaaatcatattaaatttaaaatcagatTGTCTTTGATTGatgtgtaattattataacaattacCTTGACCCTGAAAACGACCGCAAAGTCTTTCACACTGCTCTTCACTCTGGAATCTATTGGCGTTGCCTTCACATCCACCGTAAATGAAAGCTTGACATGCCTGGGTTTGAGGGTCGTAATAGTAAGCAGTAATTTCAGAATTACATGGACCGGCATCAACAGGAGCTAAGCAAATAGGGCTATTAGGAAGAATATCAGAGTCTGGTCTAGATGTTGATGCCTGTGATTCTGGTACGGGTGGTGGTGGTGGCGGTGGTGGTCGTCTCCGTTTACATTTACTCTCACAGCTTGCATTATCCGGGAAACGATTTTTGTTACCACCGCATTCGCTGTATTCAAACTCTTCGCAGGTATCTGTTTCGTGGTTGtagtaaaattgaattatcgAGCCACTGCATGGTCCAACAACTTTCGGCATTGTACATAAGTCTGTAATTATAAACGtacatttatttgttattgtaattaattttgaaatgagagattcattaaatttatcatacttttatcactttttaagtttattaatttttttctttttaaggTACACAACCAGTGTGACAGCCTAAAAAAAAGGCaatttttgggaattaaaataaaaacaactcCTGTatgaattgttttaaaattttaagggtatattaatacatattttaagaatatacagtaaaatttttgaagaaaaaaatgaaatattttccgAGTTATTCGCGATCTCCGACggcgct
This genomic interval from Cotesia glomerata isolate CgM1 linkage group LG1, MPM_Cglom_v2.3, whole genome shotgun sequence contains the following:
- the LOC123260890 gene encoding potassium/sodium hyperpolarization-activated cyclic nucleotide-gated channel 1-like; translated protein: MATSFFNTWDSNFELPQSNIKLPLYLPEWAENGDSFSRLKLSCLASYKHPCCEKYLNSIASVSNERRRQCQYSHPWVIHPFSATRFYWESFMTVIYALSFIIIPFMTSFIVFDFKVIRLDRVSPIFYLFFWVDISMNFITGVHGRDKKIIILDQREIIQKYISGFFSIDLLTSLPYDHITYYWRELPGPKSSFFVALINVLPMLKLIRYMTFHNNVSQLFEYFQISDFICRISKILLISVYLVYWFTCLCYLVPVLVVHFDQVFVEVRVKYINNCIICLYNFIFLIQDCDCWLINIIDDDISVRFKSSFFIILQNFMTTGIRAIEPEFTVHTIICTLLMILGRFFWVYIIVLFFQIYNDKNTSQSGYQETMSQILAYTRQKQMPHYMRKRIESYYSYRFKNSYFREKKILSNLSEILREEITIYSCRRLIENLILFRNLPKDVITSIVSRLKFEIYLPNDLIFKAGNYGDCMFFLSSGTVALFTPTGKEICHLTEVSYFGEVSLLVKDQRRIASVIAVEVCEVYRLDRRDFRKYVAIHNDLFQQIERMAMTRMEKAILIEEQYKRNPLKRNQRSM